A stretch of Aureispira sp. CCB-E DNA encodes these proteins:
- a CDS encoding helix-turn-helix domain-containing protein, which translates to MSISERLKLYLFYSKKNVTQLADELGVTQSAFNRIVKGDGLPSSKVLTPLAEMGININWLLIGAGEMMQEGYQPNKDGNTIINNSKLTNSNNTNTGDNTVIQSENDSKLKELKAEIKSLKVEIKSLKKEIQIEQTANQLLRESKLILEESKSVLEGNIATLENQIKDKEMIISLLQGK; encoded by the coding sequence ATGTCTATATCTGAAAGACTTAAACTATACCTTTTTTATTCAAAAAAAAATGTAACTCAATTAGCTGATGAGCTAGGAGTTACACAATCAGCTTTCAATCGGATTGTAAAAGGAGATGGTTTACCAAGCTCAAAAGTATTAACCCCCTTAGCAGAGATGGGAATTAATATTAATTGGCTATTAATAGGAGCTGGTGAAATGATGCAGGAAGGATACCAACCTAATAAAGACGGTAATACAATAATTAATAACAGCAAATTAACCAACAGTAACAATACCAATACTGGAGATAATACAGTTATTCAAAGTGAGAACGACTCAAAGCTGAAGGAGCTAAAAGCAGAGATAAAAAGCTTAAAGGTAGAAATCAAATCTTTAAAAAAAGAGATCCAAATAGAACAAACCGCCAACCAATTATTACGAGAGTCTAAATTAATCTTAGAAGAGTCTAAGTCAGTACTAGAGGGCAATATAGCCACTTTAGAGAATCAAATAAAAGACAAGGAAATGATTATTTCATTGTTACAGGGCAAGTAA
- a CDS encoding SprT family zinc-dependent metalloprotease, producing MHKVAYGTEDIEFKVAFSDRKTLEISVLPDATVEVVAPQEANLERIKQKVLKRGYWILEQKRFFMSLHPYEAEKEYVNGETHFYIGRRYRLKIIEGSASSVKLKGKFIEVITPDKEKTSKIKQQLHNWYKLQAKRRFEERLKVNYNKIKVEGIAFPKLTIRVLHKRWGSCTKHGITLNLNLIKAPVYCIDYVIMHELCHLKVPNHSPAFYRLKEKYMVDWKERKLVLEGVR from the coding sequence ATGCACAAAGTAGCATACGGAACAGAAGATATTGAATTTAAGGTTGCCTTCTCTGATAGAAAGACATTGGAAATAAGTGTGCTCCCTGATGCAACGGTAGAAGTTGTTGCACCTCAAGAAGCAAACTTAGAAAGGATTAAACAGAAGGTATTAAAACGTGGTTATTGGATCTTAGAACAAAAACGATTCTTCATGTCTCTTCATCCATACGAAGCTGAGAAAGAGTACGTCAATGGAGAAACGCACTTTTATATTGGAAGGCGTTATCGTTTGAAGATAATCGAGGGTTCTGCTTCTTCTGTGAAGCTTAAGGGAAAATTTATTGAGGTTATTACTCCTGATAAAGAAAAAACTTCAAAAATTAAGCAACAGCTTCATAATTGGTATAAGCTTCAAGCAAAACGAAGGTTTGAAGAGCGACTGAAAGTAAATTATAATAAAATAAAGGTTGAAGGTATTGCCTTCCCAAAACTTACAATTAGAGTATTACACAAGCGTTGGGGAAGTTGTACGAAACATGGAATCACACTCAATCTAAATCTAATCAAAGCGCCAGTTTATTGTATTGATTATGTTATCATGCACGAGCTTTGTCATTTGAAAGTGCCGAACCATTCTCCCGCATTTTATAGGTTGAAGGAGAAATATATGGTTGATTGGAAGGAGAGGAAGCTAGTACTAGAAGGAGTTAGGTAA
- a CDS encoding tyrosine-type recombinase/integrase → MLLTLREYYINYKPSFWLFEGVNAGRYSKSSVQAIFKRALVKAKIGKNGTIHTLRHSFATHLLERGVNLRYIQTLLGHNSIKTTEIYTHISKQNLKKIASPLDFLII, encoded by the coding sequence TTGCTCCTAACTTTAAGAGAATATTATATTAATTACAAACCTTCTTTTTGGTTATTTGAAGGAGTTAATGCTGGTAGATATAGTAAAAGTAGTGTCCAAGCTATTTTTAAAAGAGCTTTAGTTAAAGCGAAAATTGGAAAAAATGGAACGATACATACATTGAGACATAGTTTTGCCACCCATTTATTGGAAAGAGGCGTCAATTTAAGATATATTCAAACCTTACTAGGACATAATTCCATTAAAACTACGGAAATATATACTCATATCTCTAAACAAAATTTAAAAAAAATTGCTAGCCCTTTAGATTTTTTAATAATTTAG
- a CDS encoding HsdR family type I site-specific deoxyribonuclease yields MSYSEFIDSQLPALKLLRKLNYQYLSPEQVDKQRGDLKSNVLLEDILAKQLEKMNAFEFRGKEYPFSKVNIQNAINELKNIPNEGLNTTNQKIFELLALGKSYEELVNGQKKSFTLQFIDWKNVHNNVFHMTEEMTVNGLKENRRPDLVLFVNGIPFVIIENKRRDKNHSIDEAISQHLRNQKEDIGIPKLFYYAQILLSVEPNHVKYATTGTPRKFWSVWKEEGLEAPVQKIINQSLNGIGAEDRLPTEQDRSLYAICQIERMMDLIRKFVVFDGKIKKIARYQQYFAIKATMQRIRAQETNGKRNGGVIWHTQGSGKSLTMVMLSKSIKLDESIRKSRIVVVTDRISLDKQIHKTFEQCGILSLKKAASGDDLGQAIENDSIEVITTITDKFDSALKKANYKNDSANIFVLIDESHRSQYGRNHARMKQMLPNACYLGFTGTPLMKKEKSTANKFGGFIHKYTIDQAVQDGAVLPLLYEGRSAKLSINKKQLDRGFDRVMESLPDYATEEDIAQFKKRNARVSKLYESQQVVEEIAEDISEHYCKNWQGGVFKAQLAVPKIETAIRYQKYFESQTNPKLKINTRVIFTPPDSRAGYEDVWQEADDASKRYWKGLMEKYGNQEAYEKDSIDKFKDEGIEVELLIVVSKLLTGFDAPRNTILYLAKPLSDHTLLQAIARVNRLFEGKEHGYIIDYVGILGKLDKALNQYSSFEGFDEKDLEGTLTNVLEEVRKIPQHHTNLWQVFEGVNQKDKEAMERYLFPQNIRDTFYKRLSVFARSLQAAFSTDEFYKEYDEAQIEKWRVDLKFFAKMKESIKIRYNEKVDFREYEARVKKLLDTHVGVEDVYVMNEAIDIFDEELREEEVLKSGGNPASLADTIAHKLKKTITERMDEDPVFNMKFSELIQEVINAFHEGRLQAAEFLKKVIDIRNEYKSGAENKMPLAIQDNPKARAFYGAVMKVLEEREDDNNHSEDKIAEGGVEIAKTVEQIATVDWKNNPNKPNEIADAIEDYLLIKQDALGVKLSFNEIDEIIRLSLKIAKANY; encoded by the coding sequence ATGTCATACTCAGAATTCATAGACTCCCAACTTCCTGCCCTGAAGTTGTTGCGAAAACTAAATTACCAATACCTATCTCCTGAGCAAGTGGATAAACAACGTGGTGATTTAAAATCAAATGTGTTATTAGAAGATATACTAGCCAAGCAATTAGAAAAAATGAACGCTTTTGAGTTTAGAGGAAAGGAGTATCCTTTTTCGAAAGTAAACATTCAGAATGCCATTAATGAGCTAAAGAATATACCCAATGAAGGTTTGAATACGACCAATCAGAAGATATTTGAGTTGTTGGCTTTGGGGAAGAGTTATGAAGAGTTGGTTAATGGACAAAAGAAGAGTTTTACCCTTCAGTTTATTGATTGGAAGAATGTTCATAACAATGTCTTTCATATGACAGAGGAGATGACAGTAAATGGGTTGAAAGAAAATAGAAGACCTGATCTTGTTTTATTTGTCAATGGGATTCCTTTTGTTATAATTGAAAATAAGAGAAGAGATAAAAACCATTCCATAGATGAGGCTATCTCTCAGCATTTAAGAAACCAAAAAGAGGACATCGGCATTCCTAAGTTGTTTTATTATGCTCAAATTTTGCTTTCTGTAGAGCCTAACCATGTGAAGTATGCCACAACCGGTACACCAAGGAAGTTTTGGTCGGTCTGGAAAGAAGAAGGCTTGGAGGCTCCTGTCCAAAAAATTATCAATCAAAGCCTAAATGGTATTGGAGCAGAAGACCGATTGCCGACTGAGCAAGATAGAAGTTTGTACGCTATCTGTCAAATAGAACGAATGATGGACTTAATTCGCAAGTTCGTTGTCTTTGATGGGAAGATTAAGAAAATAGCTCGTTATCAACAGTATTTTGCGATCAAGGCGACCATGCAAAGAATTAGAGCACAAGAGACGAATGGCAAGCGAAATGGAGGCGTTATTTGGCATACCCAAGGAAGTGGGAAGTCATTGACAATGGTCATGTTGTCTAAATCTATTAAGTTAGATGAATCCATTCGTAAATCAAGAATTGTTGTAGTAACAGACCGTATTAGTTTGGATAAGCAAATACATAAAACCTTTGAGCAATGTGGTATTTTGAGCTTAAAGAAAGCGGCTTCTGGAGATGATTTGGGACAGGCTATTGAAAATGATTCAATAGAAGTGATTACAACGATTACTGATAAGTTTGACTCAGCACTAAAGAAGGCTAACTACAAGAATGATTCCGCTAATATTTTTGTACTCATTGATGAAAGCCATAGAAGCCAATATGGAAGGAATCATGCTCGAATGAAACAGATGTTACCCAATGCTTGTTACTTAGGGTTTACTGGTACGCCATTGATGAAGAAGGAAAAGAGTACTGCTAATAAGTTTGGTGGGTTCATTCACAAATATACGATAGATCAAGCCGTTCAAGATGGAGCGGTTTTACCACTATTGTATGAGGGGAGAAGTGCTAAGTTGAGTATTAATAAGAAACAACTAGATAGAGGTTTTGATCGGGTGATGGAATCGCTCCCAGACTATGCAACAGAAGAAGATATTGCTCAATTCAAGAAAAGAAACGCAAGGGTATCTAAGCTTTATGAATCCCAACAGGTCGTAGAAGAAATTGCAGAAGATATTTCTGAGCACTATTGCAAAAACTGGCAAGGAGGAGTTTTTAAGGCTCAATTAGCTGTACCAAAAATCGAAACTGCAATCCGTTATCAGAAGTATTTTGAATCTCAGACTAATCCTAAGCTAAAGATAAACACAAGAGTTATTTTTACTCCTCCTGATTCAAGAGCAGGATATGAGGATGTATGGCAAGAAGCTGATGATGCTAGCAAACGTTATTGGAAAGGCTTGATGGAAAAATATGGCAATCAGGAAGCCTATGAAAAGGATTCGATAGACAAGTTCAAAGATGAAGGAATTGAAGTTGAATTATTGATTGTTGTAAGTAAATTATTGACAGGTTTTGATGCTCCGAGAAACACTATTTTGTATCTAGCCAAGCCTCTTTCAGATCATACCTTACTTCAAGCAATTGCTAGAGTAAATCGTCTTTTTGAGGGGAAAGAGCACGGTTATATTATTGACTATGTCGGTATATTAGGTAAACTTGATAAAGCCTTGAATCAATATTCAAGTTTTGAAGGTTTTGATGAAAAAGATTTAGAAGGGACTTTAACCAATGTATTGGAGGAGGTTCGCAAAATTCCTCAACATCATACCAACCTTTGGCAAGTCTTTGAAGGGGTGAACCAAAAGGATAAGGAGGCGATGGAACGATACTTGTTCCCTCAAAACATTAGAGATACTTTTTACAAACGTTTATCGGTCTTTGCTCGTAGTTTACAGGCTGCTTTTTCTACAGATGAATTCTACAAAGAATATGATGAAGCTCAAATTGAGAAATGGAGAGTTGATTTGAAATTCTTTGCAAAGATGAAAGAAAGTATCAAAATTCGATACAATGAAAAAGTAGATTTCAGAGAATATGAAGCGAGAGTAAAGAAACTACTTGATACGCATGTTGGAGTTGAAGATGTATATGTCATGAATGAAGCTATTGACATTTTTGATGAGGAGCTTCGTGAAGAAGAAGTTTTAAAATCAGGAGGGAATCCTGCTTCATTAGCAGATACTATTGCACACAAACTGAAAAAAACAATCACAGAGAGAATGGATGAAGATCCTGTTTTCAACATGAAGTTTTCTGAATTAATCCAAGAGGTCATCAATGCATTTCATGAAGGGCGATTGCAGGCTGCGGAGTTCCTGAAAAAAGTAATTGATATTCGTAATGAATATAAATCTGGTGCTGAGAATAAGATGCCTTTGGCTATTCAGGACAATCCTAAAGCTAGAGCTTTTTATGGTGCTGTGATGAAAGTACTAGAAGAAAGAGAAGATGATAACAACCACTCAGAGGATAAAATTGCTGAGGGAGGTGTAGAGATAGCTAAAACAGTAGAGCAAATTGCTACAGTAGATTGGAAAAACAATCCTAATAAGCCAAATGAAATAGCTGATGCAATCGAGGATTATCTTTTAATCAAACAAGATGCTTTGGGTGTAAAATTATCCTTCAATGAAATTGATGAAATTATTCGTTTATCCTTAAAAATTGCGAAAGCCAACTATTAA
- a CDS encoding helix-turn-helix transcriptional regulator has protein sequence MKKGSLTPQQLFCQLLDQLAVNEYRELHKKIGITKKMLTHMRNAPHSATYEMTLKFAKALNVDPVELIDLYDFGASRITVEEYKGLK, from the coding sequence ATGAAAAAAGGATCGCTAACACCACAGCAACTTTTTTGCCAGCTCTTAGATCAATTGGCAGTAAACGAATACCGAGAGCTGCACAAAAAAATAGGAATCACAAAAAAAATGCTAACACATATGCGCAATGCGCCACATAGTGCTACTTATGAAATGACTTTGAAGTTTGCCAAAGCCTTAAACGTTGATCCCGTAGAATTAATTGATCTGTATGATTTTGGCGCTTCAAGAATAACCGTAGAAGAGTATAAAGGATTGAAATAA